A part of Microaerobacter geothermalis genomic DNA contains:
- a CDS encoding aminotransferase translates to MNKIDTFILNPRLSKTIQSIPPSGIRRFFDLASSMAGVISLGVGEPDFVTPWKMREASISALERGYTTYTANSGLPELKKEISKYLQREFRLDYNPEKEIVVTVGASEAIDIALRAILDPGDEVIVVEPSYVSYAPVVSLAGGIPVTVATDKTSSFKLTPEAFEEKISRRTKAVIFCYPNNPTGAIMTGKELERVAEIVVKHDLLVISDEIYAELTYDRKHDSFAAIKGMFDRTILISGFSKAFAMTGWRIGFAAGPPDVIQAMIKIHQYTILCAPIMGQMAAIEALKNGMREKDEMVNSYRQRRNYMVKALREIGLSTHEPEGAFYMFPSIESTGLTSEEFAEGLIMKEKVAVVPGNVFGQGGEGHIRCSYATSMEQLQEAVKRIKRYLDSL, encoded by the coding sequence ATGAATAAGATAGACACATTTATTCTAAATCCGCGGTTATCTAAGACCATTCAATCTATTCCTCCTTCAGGTATCCGGCGTTTTTTTGACCTGGCTTCGTCCATGGCAGGGGTGATTTCTTTAGGGGTTGGAGAACCGGACTTTGTCACCCCCTGGAAAATGAGAGAAGCCAGCATTTCAGCATTGGAAAGAGGGTATACCACATACACCGCGAATAGCGGACTTCCCGAATTAAAGAAGGAAATTAGTAAATACCTGCAGCGGGAATTTCGTTTAGATTATAACCCTGAGAAGGAGATTGTGGTGACTGTCGGTGCCAGTGAAGCCATTGATATTGCTTTAAGGGCAATCTTAGACCCGGGGGATGAAGTAATCGTGGTTGAACCCAGTTATGTGTCATATGCTCCAGTGGTTTCCTTGGCGGGGGGGATTCCGGTAACGGTTGCCACAGATAAAACAAGTTCATTTAAGTTAACGCCGGAAGCTTTTGAAGAAAAGATCAGCAGAAGGACTAAAGCCGTTATTTTTTGTTACCCCAATAATCCAACCGGAGCCATTATGACTGGAAAAGAATTGGAGAGAGTAGCGGAAATAGTGGTTAAACATGATCTGTTGGTGATTTCTGATGAAATATATGCAGAATTAACCTATGACCGGAAACATGATTCCTTTGCGGCCATCAAGGGAATGTTTGACAGAACCATATTAATTTCTGGTTTCTCCAAAGCATTTGCCATGACCGGATGGCGAATCGGATTTGCAGCTGGTCCTCCGGATGTGATACAGGCGATGATCAAAATCCATCAGTACACCATTCTTTGCGCCCCCATTATGGGACAGATGGCTGCCATAGAAGCCTTGAAAAATGGAATGCGGGAAAAAGATGAAATGGTGAACAGTTATCGTCAAAGAAGAAATTATATGGTAAAGGCCTTGCGAGAGATTGGATTGTCTACCCATGAACCCGAGGGCGCATTTTATATGTTTCCTTCCATTGAAAGTACCGGATTAACCTCTGAAGAGTTTGCGGAAGGACTGATCATGAAGGAAAAGGTGGCCGTTGTACCAGGTAATGTATTTGGACAGGGTGGAGAAGGCCATATTCGTTGCTCTTATGCCACATCCATGGAGCAGCTTCAAGAAGCAGTGAAAAGAATCAAAAGATACTTGGATTCGTTATAA
- a CDS encoding PIG-L deacetylase family protein, giving the protein MATNKLLAIFAHPDDETVSCAGTLALLAESGWDLTLICATRGEKGRRMGKPPFTTREQLPFVREQELKKACEVLGVSNPIFLDIPDKEVEEAEKRDLEERLISYIQEIKPVIVITFGLMGRFAYHPDHRAISRAATAAFYKAKTAKELYYPLFQYEALDPKLIEISSESIVAVNIEKTWTKKVLAYKKHLTQFQQEDWLWGDNRMVETKIPRKEYFIKVYSESTNFLLEENLIG; this is encoded by the coding sequence ATGGCAACAAACAAACTCCTGGCCATATTCGCTCATCCTGATGATGAAACCGTTTCATGTGCAGGAACCTTAGCCCTATTAGCAGAGTCTGGATGGGATCTAACATTAATATGTGCTACCCGAGGGGAGAAAGGAAGACGAATGGGGAAGCCTCCTTTTACCACAAGAGAACAGCTTCCATTTGTCAGAGAGCAGGAATTAAAGAAGGCCTGTGAGGTATTAGGGGTGAGTAACCCTATTTTTCTGGATATTCCCGATAAAGAAGTGGAGGAAGCGGAGAAGAGGGATCTTGAAGAACGATTGATCTCTTACATACAGGAGATAAAACCGGTAATCGTCATTACCTTCGGGTTAATGGGAAGATTTGCTTACCATCCCGACCATCGCGCCATTTCTCGTGCGGCAACAGCTGCCTTTTATAAAGCTAAAACAGCGAAGGAATTGTACTATCCCCTTTTTCAGTATGAAGCACTGGATCCCAAGTTGATTGAAATTTCTTCCGAGAGTATTGTAGCAGTAAATATTGAGAAAACATGGACTAAGAAGGTGTTGGCATATAAAAAACATTTAACCCAATTTCAGCAGGAAGATTGGCTGTGGGGAGATAACAGGATGGTGGAAACAAAGATTCCCCGAAAGGAGTATTTTATTAAAGTGTATAGTGAAAGCACGAATTTTCTTCTTGAGGAGAACCTTATCGGATAA
- a CDS encoding ABC transporter ATP-binding protein, translated as MSVIQLQNISWVREDKTILNQVNWQVNRGEHWAIVGLNGSGKTSLLHMIVGYEWPTKGKVSVLGQEFGKCDVRELRKSIGWVSSSFQERIYGQDLVHDVVLSGKFASIGIYEETDERDHEKVKNLLEQFGLIKLSNQFYRFLSQGEKQKVLIARALMASPQLLILDESCSGLDILSREMVLDMVKVLGEDPEGPTIIYVTHHVEEILPVISHVLLLEDGKVAAAGEKKEVLTEGILSRIFQLPLQLEWKFNRPWIQIGS; from the coding sequence ATGTCCGTGATTCAACTTCAGAATATTTCGTGGGTTAGAGAAGATAAGACCATACTGAATCAAGTAAACTGGCAAGTGAATCGGGGAGAACATTGGGCTATAGTGGGACTTAATGGATCCGGAAAGACCTCTCTGCTCCATATGATCGTGGGATATGAATGGCCAACTAAGGGGAAGGTTTCTGTACTGGGGCAGGAATTTGGAAAATGTGATGTAAGAGAGCTTCGTAAATCTATAGGATGGGTAAGCTCTTCTTTCCAGGAACGAATTTATGGTCAGGATTTGGTCCATGACGTTGTTTTAAGCGGAAAATTTGCTTCTATTGGGATATATGAAGAAACCGATGAGCGGGATCACGAGAAAGTGAAAAATCTTCTGGAACAGTTTGGACTGATCAAACTATCAAACCAATTCTATCGGTTTCTTTCCCAGGGTGAAAAACAAAAGGTTCTTATCGCCAGAGCCTTAATGGCTTCTCCCCAGCTTCTTATTTTGGACGAATCCTGCTCTGGTTTGGACATATTATCCAGGGAAATGGTTTTGGATATGGTAAAGGTTTTAGGAGAAGATCCAGAAGGACCTACCATTATCTATGTCACTCACCACGTAGAAGAAATTCTTCCTGTGATCAGCCATGTTCTTTTGCTTGAAGATGGGAAAGTGGCAGCAGCGGGAGAGAAAAAAGAGGTATTAACAGAAGGGATATTATCACGTATTTTTCAGCTGCCTTTGCAGTTGGAGTGGAAATTTAATCGTCCTTGGATACAAATAGGGTCATGA
- a CDS encoding ABC transporter substrate binding protein, which yields MNKNLLLLIAVFILLISLIIYVNWEEEKQVYHIGILIANDSRYDKVRGLKDELETLGFYEGENTVYHEYQSKYGEDIVYQASTLLANPLDIIVTAGGVETLIIKNLNPDVPVVFIGVASPEEWGLVAGHKGGSNITGIDNGQIDVIGKRLELLAKINPKVKKIMVLTDKKAPPTSIAISETLSSIHLLDLNYDIVSIENSQEVRELISDQNFDYQAILPLPSFVLEEVLVNELPLLKEKRIFVMGAYPEQVEKGMYMAYGSSFYEQGVQAAHLVSKVLWGSSVTSIPIEHPERYLLKANYNSLLDIGWELDEKKQSIFDEIIYLGEIIK from the coding sequence GTGAACAAAAACCTACTTCTTCTAATAGCTGTCTTTATATTGCTGATTTCTTTAATTATTTACGTAAATTGGGAAGAGGAGAAACAGGTATATCATATTGGCATATTAATTGCAAACGATAGTAGATATGATAAGGTAAGAGGATTAAAGGATGAACTGGAAACCTTGGGGTTCTATGAAGGTGAGAATACGGTTTATCATGAATATCAGTCAAAATACGGAGAGGATATAGTATATCAAGCTTCAACACTTCTTGCTAACCCTTTGGATATTATTGTTACCGCAGGTGGAGTAGAAACACTGATTATTAAAAATCTAAATCCTGATGTTCCCGTAGTCTTTATTGGGGTAGCCTCTCCTGAAGAATGGGGATTAGTGGCGGGACATAAAGGAGGATCCAATATCACAGGAATTGATAATGGCCAAATTGATGTGATCGGGAAAAGGCTAGAATTATTAGCAAAAATAAATCCGAAAGTAAAAAAAATCATGGTCTTAACGGATAAAAAAGCTCCACCTACATCAATTGCCATCTCAGAGACCTTGTCTTCAATCCATTTATTAGATCTTAACTATGATATTGTTTCTATAGAAAATTCTCAGGAAGTAAGGGAGCTAATAAGTGATCAGAATTTTGATTATCAAGCAATACTTCCTTTACCCAGTTTCGTCCTTGAGGAAGTTTTAGTCAATGAACTCCCTCTATTAAAAGAAAAAAGAATATTTGTTATGGGAGCCTACCCGGAACAAGTGGAGAAGGGAATGTATATGGCTTACGGATCTTCCTTTTACGAACAAGGAGTCCAAGCGGCACATCTTGTTTCAAAGGTTTTGTGGGGTTCCAGTGTTACATCGATTCCGATAGAACATCCGGAAAGATATTTATTGAAGGCCAATTACAATTCCCTGTTAGACATTGGATGGGAGCTGGATGAGAAAAAACAATCCATCTTTGATGAAATTATTTATTTAGGAGAAATCATAAAATGA
- a CDS encoding sensor histidine kinase produces the protein MRMKSFWQQVIPWNKIKVKILVFGLSMSIIPFILLGILNIYSGQEKMEEFLQTKHSVIIQNSVEKLEMTIYHVLNQLKMLRDTGLVHHQNDDLYFLFGGFLKNVPMADSIIWINEDGEINFRLERRSVITAKNNNMINNQELLNTLAEGKDYLGDVQVSETGLTMQLAVPIHRVNQGNGGLIVNINLKSLFSKIVSKPIGENAYIYILDKDYRLIGHKDFSKVLYFDNHSEDSLYRNLFQKKDLTKNQPVFLQSYVSLEEKEVVGTIQTVPLTNWMVVLEQYERDAFQSGRQLVMNLTLYTLLTASVVSVISIIFALFFSKPIEKIEKGVKNVTEGDMNTEIDIQTSDEIGSLAHSFNSMMRKLKENSDRLIEEKKRLDTVVSGLGMGLILLDHDFKLRWVNKTIENWFGDPDYLIGKHCGQTIGRDCGFCESCPALTKEIVLEDSKEIVTTRVIRGKTRYFRHQVFVLHSSKQEHSSYLEVIEDITEKREMELMVHQADKLAAIGLLASGLAHEINNPLGVLSIYSEDLQDRLKEEDVNQLYQSGEIERYLETIQKQIDRCKTITQNLLNFSRKSTKELEPVSVHETINEVTVLLHHKIKKNHILLEQNFASKDPLVLAKSGEIHQVILNILTNAIDAVEGKQGVIQISTYDAKGKLYIEIKDNGIGITEEERKRVFEPFYTTKPPGKGTGLGLSVCYGLIKNLGGNIYLESTWKKGTLVRLEFPHWREGDKDESR, from the coding sequence ATGAGAATGAAATCCTTTTGGCAGCAAGTGATACCCTGGAACAAGATAAAGGTAAAAATACTCGTCTTTGGCCTATCCATGTCCATTATCCCTTTTATTCTTTTAGGTATTCTTAATATCTATTCCGGTCAAGAAAAAATGGAAGAATTCCTGCAAACCAAACATTCGGTGATTATCCAGAACTCTGTAGAAAAGCTGGAAATGACAATTTATCATGTTTTGAATCAGCTTAAGATGTTGAGGGATACGGGATTAGTTCATCACCAAAATGATGATTTGTATTTTTTATTTGGGGGGTTTTTAAAAAATGTTCCGATGGCAGACAGCATTATATGGATTAATGAAGATGGAGAAATCAATTTTAGGTTAGAAAGAAGAAGTGTAATAACGGCTAAAAATAATAACATGATCAATAATCAGGAACTTTTAAACACGTTAGCAGAAGGAAAGGATTACTTAGGAGACGTTCAGGTATCCGAAACTGGTTTAACCATGCAATTGGCAGTACCCATCCATCGTGTGAATCAGGGCAATGGGGGATTAATTGTAAACATTAATCTAAAGAGTCTTTTCTCTAAAATCGTTTCCAAGCCCATAGGGGAAAATGCTTATATTTATATTTTAGATAAAGATTATCGTCTCATTGGACATAAAGATTTTAGCAAAGTTCTTTACTTTGATAATCATTCAGAGGATAGCCTTTATAGAAATTTGTTTCAAAAGAAGGATCTCACCAAGAATCAACCGGTATTTCTTCAATCGTATGTTTCTTTGGAAGAGAAGGAAGTGGTTGGAACCATTCAAACCGTTCCATTAACCAATTGGATGGTTGTATTGGAGCAGTATGAAAGAGACGCTTTCCAATCAGGCCGTCAATTAGTCATGAATTTAACTTTATATACACTTCTCACTGCTTCGGTCGTTTCAGTCATCAGCATTATCTTTGCATTATTTTTTAGTAAGCCCATCGAAAAGATTGAAAAAGGCGTAAAAAATGTTACGGAAGGAGATATGAATACTGAGATAGATATCCAGACCAGTGATGAAATCGGAAGCTTGGCCCATTCCTTTAACAGTATGATGAGAAAATTAAAGGAAAATTCTGATCGGCTAATTGAGGAAAAAAAGCGCCTGGATACTGTTGTTAGTGGGCTTGGTATGGGATTAATTCTTCTTGATCACGATTTTAAGTTAAGATGGGTTAATAAAACAATAGAAAACTGGTTTGGTGATCCCGATTATTTAATTGGAAAGCATTGTGGGCAAACCATTGGTCGTGATTGTGGATTTTGTGAGTCATGTCCAGCCTTGACAAAGGAAATTGTCCTTGAAGACAGCAAGGAGATTGTAACCACCCGAGTCATCCGTGGCAAGACAAGATATTTTAGGCATCAGGTATTTGTGCTGCACTCCTCAAAACAGGAACATTCCTCTTATCTTGAGGTGATTGAAGATATTACCGAAAAAAGAGAAATGGAGCTAATGGTTCATCAGGCGGATAAATTGGCTGCCATCGGGTTGTTGGCATCCGGATTGGCTCATGAAATCAATAATCCATTAGGAGTTTTATCTATTTATAGCGAGGATTTGCAAGACAGACTAAAGGAAGAAGACGTTAATCAACTTTATCAATCAGGTGAAATTGAGCGGTATTTAGAAACCATACAAAAACAAATTGATCGTTGTAAAACAATTACTCAAAATCTATTAAACTTTTCACGAAAAAGCACAAAGGAACTAGAGCCAGTTTCTGTTCATGAAACAATCAATGAAGTAACGGTGCTTTTACACCATAAGATTAAAAAGAATCATATATTGTTGGAACAGAATTTCGCATCGAAGGATCCTCTTGTTTTAGCAAAGTCAGGAGAAATCCATCAAGTGATTTTAAACATTCTTACTAATGCCATTGATGCTGTAGAAGGTAAACAGGGAGTCATTCAAATTTCCACCTATGATGCGAAAGGAAAGCTTTATATTGAAATAAAGGATAACGGAATAGGAATTACGGAAGAGGAGAGAAAAAGGGTATTTGAACCCTTTTATACCACAAAACCGCCGGGTAAAGGAACAGGGTTAGGCTTATCGGTATGCTATGGTTTGATTAAAAATCTGGGTGGGAATATCTATCTTGAAAGCACTTGGAAAAAGGGGACTTTAGTTCGATTAGAATTTCCGCATTGGAGGGAGGGGGATAAAGATGAATCAAGATAA
- a CDS encoding sigma-54-dependent transcriptional regulator has product MNQDNITILVVDDEEEFRTLLRSRLSRKGYHVFEAADGRKALEIIEAHPVDVVLLDLRMPEMDGMTFLEKNKRSVQVIVLTGHGSVETAIEAMKKGAYDYLTKPYNMKELEALIEKASEKSRLTVENQHLKDLMRTKVRERGIIAESPFMKEILFMATRVAKTDSPVLLLGESGTGKEVLAQFIYEESLRNNKPFIPINMGAIPETVLESELFGHEKGAFTGAMNQKKGLFELADGGTLFLDEIGDMPLPLQVKLLRFLEAGEYRRVGGNQVLKVNVRIIAATNVNLEEKVALEQFRSDLYYRLHVFKIEIPPLRERREDILPLAHYFLAKYDASKVFSEEAVKALLQYHYPGNIRELSHMIERGCILAPEKTIKEDHIFSNTEISKNKALPHQIKDNLFLPLREIERQYILQVLDHTEGNKKKAADILGISVRNLYRKLNEYEGEA; this is encoded by the coding sequence ATGAATCAAGATAACATCACTATTTTAGTTGTTGATGATGAAGAAGAATTTCGAACCTTATTACGCTCCCGACTTTCCAGAAAGGGCTATCACGTTTTTGAAGCTGCTGATGGAAGAAAAGCTTTAGAAATCATTGAGGCCCATCCTGTTGATGTGGTTTTACTGGATCTACGAATGCCGGAAATGGATGGGATGACTTTTCTCGAAAAGAATAAACGATCCGTTCAGGTCATCGTACTTACTGGCCATGGCAGTGTGGAAACAGCCATTGAAGCGATGAAAAAAGGGGCGTATGATTATCTGACGAAGCCCTATAACATGAAGGAATTAGAAGCCTTAATTGAAAAAGCATCCGAAAAAAGCAGATTAACGGTTGAGAATCAGCATTTAAAGGATTTGATGAGAACGAAAGTACGGGAGCGGGGAATTATTGCTGAAAGTCCATTCATGAAAGAGATTTTGTTCATGGCAACCAGGGTGGCGAAAACTGATTCACCTGTCCTCTTATTAGGTGAAAGCGGAACAGGAAAAGAGGTTTTAGCTCAATTCATATATGAGGAGAGCTTGAGAAATAACAAACCCTTTATTCCCATCAATATGGGTGCTATACCGGAAACTGTATTGGAGAGTGAACTGTTTGGACATGAAAAAGGTGCATTTACCGGTGCCATGAACCAAAAAAAAGGTCTTTTTGAGTTAGCAGATGGGGGAACGTTATTTTTAGACGAGATTGGAGATATGCCTCTACCCTTGCAAGTCAAATTATTAAGATTCTTGGAAGCAGGAGAATATCGGCGGGTTGGAGGGAATCAGGTTCTAAAGGTAAATGTTCGGATCATTGCAGCAACCAATGTCAATTTGGAAGAAAAAGTTGCTCTTGAACAGTTTCGTTCTGATTTATATTATCGTCTTCATGTGTTTAAAATTGAAATTCCACCTCTCCGGGAAAGAAGGGAAGATATCCTACCTTTAGCCCATTATTTCTTAGCTAAATATGATGCATCCAAGGTATTTTCCGAAGAAGCGGTGAAGGCTCTCCTTCAATATCATTACCCTGGGAATATAAGGGAACTGTCACATATGATTGAAAGAGGATGTATCTTGGCTCCAGAAAAAACCATTAAAGAAGATCATATCTTTTCAAATACCGAAATCTCCAAAAATAAAGCTCTACCTCATCAAATAAAGGATAACTTATTCCTTCCATTACGAGAAATTGAAAGGCAATATATATTGCAGGTACTAGATCATACGGAAGGTAATAAAAAGAAAGCTGCTGACATTTTAGGAATAAGCGTTAGAAACTTATATCGAAAGCTTAATGAATATGAAGGGGAAGCGTGA
- a CDS encoding twin-arginine translocase TatA/TatE family subunit, with product MLSNIGIPGLILILVLALIIFGPKKLPEIGRAFGQTLKEFKKSARELTSDVVDEISDDFQTKQKMTQER from the coding sequence ATGTTATCTAATATTGGCATTCCGGGTCTTATTTTAATTTTGGTGTTAGCACTTATTATTTTTGGTCCTAAGAAGCTTCCCGAAATTGGGAGAGCCTTTGGACAAACGTTGAAAGAATTTAAAAAGTCAGCTCGTGAGTTGACCAGTGATGTGGTAGATGAGATTTCAGATGATTTCCAAACAAAACAGAAAATGACGCAAGAAAGATAA
- a CDS encoding 4Fe-4S dicluster domain-containing protein: MGIFSKGEFTEKDWNHLLDRALPDAKQEMAKSPYDSELGFNMAKDARRVINGSLSLEDFHKKYSSSLVKEFGKEYVSETPPRRTGKGPQWAMVIDLRKCVGCDTCTVSCKAENRTPPGMSYNIVLETEVGQYPNVARINLPRPCMQCEKPPCAQVCPTRATYKLDNGIVVIDNDRCIGCRYCMVACPYGARSFDFGKSYEDEMIGFNDVTSPEYGVDRGERKKGKLPEGTVRKCSFCYHRLQRGEEPACVETCIGDARYFGDLNDPNSKVSKLAASPRAFRLKEDLGTGPSVIYLK; the protein is encoded by the coding sequence ATGGGAATTTTCTCAAAGGGTGAATTCACCGAAAAAGATTGGAATCATTTGCTTGATCGTGCTTTGCCGGATGCAAAACAGGAAATGGCCAAATCGCCTTATGATAGCGAATTAGGCTTTAATATGGCAAAGGATGCCAGAAGGGTTATTAATGGATCTTTAAGTCTTGAGGATTTTCATAAGAAATATTCCTCTTCTTTAGTAAAAGAGTTTGGTAAGGAATATGTTTCTGAAACGCCACCGAGGAGAACTGGAAAGGGTCCACAGTGGGCAATGGTGATTGATTTGCGAAAATGTGTGGGTTGTGATACTTGTACCGTCTCGTGCAAGGCAGAAAATCGAACGCCACCTGGAATGAGTTACAATATCGTACTTGAAACTGAGGTTGGTCAATACCCGAATGTAGCGAGGATCAACTTACCAAGACCTTGTATGCAATGTGAAAAACCACCCTGTGCACAGGTTTGCCCTACAAGAGCAACCTATAAATTAGATAATGGGATTGTTGTAATTGACAATGACCGATGTATTGGCTGTCGTTATTGCATGGTAGCGTGTCCATACGGTGCACGTTCCTTCGATTTCGGAAAATCCTATGAGGATGAAATGATCGGTTTTAATGACGTTACCAGTCCTGAATATGGAGTAGACCGTGGGGAAAGAAAAAAGGGGAAGCTCCCTGAAGGTACCGTGAGAAAGTGTAGTTTCTGTTACCACCGTTTACAACGCGGAGAAGAGCCTGCCTGTGTAGAAACCTGCATCGGGGATGCTCGATATTTCGGTGATTTAAATGATCCAAACAGCAAAGTATCAAAACTTGCTGCAAGTCCACGTGCGTTTCGCTTAAAAGAAGATTTAGGCACTGGGCCGAGTGTCATTTATTTGAAATAA
- the nrfD gene encoding NrfD/PsrC family molybdoenzyme membrane anchor subunit, whose protein sequence is MNEPVVYTEKMKVPSSRLNKMERVWWGTLLPVFLIGVYFIIKGFFMEGMASTYLTDEVPWGAWVAFYIYFIGMSAGSFLLSTLIYGFGMKKYEKIGRAALLSAIVSMITAITFIFLDIGRPDHVFNSIIYWNITSTMAWEIHFYIVYILFLIVELYLSMRGDLIELAKKKNRLAKFYQFLTFGKKEMTKEDEQRDKKRMKILGIIGIPLAILGVHGGTGSIFAVLKAHPFLNSGLFPIIFIMSALVSGTALSISLYVIKNKVLKKPIDTEMVRSLGSLLALFLAIELIMEWYEFLVGTYGLQYEEMQTIGHMTTGPWWWSFWIFQMGFAMIIPLGILFLKRTRTSVNWILTASILTILGVVGVRFNMVVPVFIVPPFEGMPTPNYYPNLSEWVVTFGLIAMFLLLYTLGEKLLPIEEVEYSENGVIEHGK, encoded by the coding sequence ATGAATGAACCTGTTGTATATACAGAAAAAATGAAAGTTCCGTCGTCTCGCCTAAACAAAATGGAACGAGTTTGGTGGGGGACCCTTCTTCCCGTTTTTTTGATCGGCGTTTACTTTATCATTAAAGGCTTTTTTATGGAGGGTATGGCTTCTACTTACCTGACAGATGAGGTCCCTTGGGGGGCATGGGTGGCGTTTTACATCTACTTTATTGGAATGAGTGCGGGATCCTTTTTATTATCGACTCTCATATATGGCTTTGGGATGAAAAAATACGAAAAGATAGGGCGCGCAGCACTGCTTTCAGCAATCGTCAGTATGATTACAGCAATTACGTTTATTTTCCTAGATATTGGCCGTCCGGATCACGTATTTAACTCTATTATTTATTGGAATATCACAAGTACAATGGCTTGGGAAATCCACTTCTACATCGTTTACATTCTTTTTCTCATAGTGGAACTGTATTTATCCATGCGAGGGGATTTAATTGAACTTGCAAAAAAGAAGAATCGGTTAGCGAAATTTTACCAATTCTTAACCTTCGGTAAAAAAGAAATGACAAAAGAAGATGAACAACGTGATAAAAAACGCATGAAAATATTAGGAATTATTGGGATTCCGCTGGCAATCTTAGGGGTACATGGTGGTACAGGTTCTATTTTTGCAGTGTTAAAGGCTCACCCGTTCTTAAATTCAGGTCTGTTCCCTATTATCTTTATTATGTCTGCACTTGTTTCGGGGACCGCTTTATCAATTTCGCTTTATGTAATTAAAAACAAGGTGTTGAAAAAACCAATAGATACAGAAATGGTCCGATCTTTAGGAAGTTTGTTGGCACTCTTTCTAGCAATCGAGTTGATTATGGAATGGTACGAATTTTTGGTGGGAACCTACGGGTTGCAATATGAAGAAATGCAAACGATTGGTCATATGACAACAGGTCCTTGGTGGTGGAGTTTTTGGATCTTTCAAATGGGTTTTGCCATGATCATTCCACTAGGCATCCTATTTTTGAAAAGGACTCGCACATCTGTTAACTGGATATTAACAGCATCGATTCTAACCATTCTCGGGGTTGTGGGTGTTCGTTTTAACATGGTTGTTCCGGTCTTTATAGTGCCACCGTTCGAGGGAATGCCGACGCCAAATTATTATCCTAACCTATCGGAATGGGTTGTTACGTTCGGCTTAATTGCGATGTTTCTTTTGCTCTATACGCTAGGTGAAAAGTTATTACCAATCGAAGAAGTGGAGTATTCAGAAAATGGAGTGATCGAACATGGAAAATAA